A single genomic interval of halophilic archaeon DL31 harbors:
- a CDS encoding hypothetical protein (KEGG: hbo:Hbor_10750 hypothetical protein) translates to MLSAGTELGMTALPPLLATLPALLLQAPLQGPLPEGILGQAILAVVAMAVVVIVGRIVLSIAWKLVIIAVGVVGLLWLVNVVGF, encoded by the coding sequence ATGCTCTCGGCCGGCACAGAATTGGGTATGACCGCACTGCCACCGCTGCTCGCCACGCTGCCCGCGCTCTTGTTGCAGGCACCGTTGCAGGGGCCGCTCCCCGAGGGAATTCTTGGACAGGCCATCCTCGCTGTCGTCGCAATGGCCGTCGTCGTCATCGTCGGCCGAATTGTGCTGAGCATCGCCTGGAAGCTGGTCATCATCGCCGTCGGCGTGGTGGGGCTGCTCTGGCTGGTGAACGTCGTCGGGTTCTGA
- a CDS encoding glutamine amidotransferase of anthranilate synthase (TIGRFAM: Glutamine amidotransferase of anthranilate synthase~KEGG: hmu:Hmuk_1768 glutamine amidotransferase of anthranilate synthase~PFAM: Glutamine amidotransferase class-I, C-terminal), with protein MSEGNANRTGASDEGNANRAGALDDGDAARTGALDDGDAARTGALDEGNANRAGASDEPTILFVDNFDSFTYNLVEYVGEGAPEAEVEVLKNTASLADVREVDPDAIVLSPGPGHPKNDRDVGVTMDVLREVSPDVPTLGVCLGLEAAVYEYGGEVGHAPRPIHGKAFPIQHDGEWAYSGLEQGFEAGRYHSLVATAVPDCFEVTAETDDAGETLVMGVRHREHPIECVQFHPESVLTAVGHQVIRNFLAGALE; from the coding sequence ATGAGTGAAGGCAACGCGAACCGAACAGGCGCGTCGGACGAAGGCAACGCGAACCGAGCAGGCGCGTTGGACGACGGCGACGCGGCCCGAACAGGCGCGTTGGACGACGGCGACGCGGCCCGAACAGGCGCGTTGGACGAAGGCAACGCGAACCGAGCAGGCGCGTCGGACGAGCCGACAATTCTGTTCGTGGACAACTTCGACTCGTTCACCTACAATCTCGTTGAGTACGTCGGCGAGGGAGCACCCGAGGCAGAGGTAGAGGTGCTCAAGAACACCGCCTCGCTCGCGGACGTGCGCGAGGTAGACCCTGATGCAATCGTCCTGAGCCCTGGGCCAGGCCACCCGAAGAACGACCGCGACGTGGGCGTGACGATGGACGTGCTCCGGGAGGTGAGCCCCGACGTGCCCACTCTCGGCGTCTGTCTGGGTCTCGAGGCGGCCGTTTACGAGTACGGCGGCGAGGTTGGCCACGCACCCCGACCCATCCACGGCAAGGCGTTCCCCATCCAGCACGACGGCGAGTGGGCCTATTCGGGCCTGGAGCAGGGGTTCGAAGCCGGGCGCTACCACTCACTGGTGGCGACAGCAGTGCCTGACTGCTTCGAGGTGACTGCAGAAACCGATGACGCGGGTGAGACGCTGGTGATGGGTGTGCGCCACCGGGAGCACCCAATTGAGTGTGTGCAGTTCCACCCCGAGTCCGTGCTGACCGCTGTGGGTCATCAGGTGATCAGGAACTTCCTCGCGGGCGCGTTGGAGTAG
- a CDS encoding anthranilate synthase component I (TIGRFAM: Anthranilate synthase component I, archaeal~KEGG: hbo:Hbor_10770 anthranilate synthase, component I~PFAM: Chorismate binding, C-terminal; Anthranilate synthase component I, N-terminal) — translation MPEFDRSRESFCALLEGVDRPAVARVTATLEVDTEPLSAYAALDDRSDHTFLLESAEKVASSDPAGAFSAGRQQNGPDPSSDADRHARFSFVGYDPEALVSVYPDRTELNRFGDAARFLDGIEGPAGAETGVNGDGLAAEADTLDRLRLALPDVQRVGFDSGDRQRLDGGLVGFLAYDAVYDLWLEEVGVERPEPVVPDAQFVLTTRTLAFDDREGTVELVCTPILGADEDAGAVYDRLVAEAENVAAELAAAEPPETGGFVREDSEAGARDEYEDAVAEMQEHVLDGDVYQGVVSRSRELAGDLDTLGLYESLRSVNPSPYMYLLSFGDRSVVGASPETLVSLTGERVVSNPIAGTCARGASPVDDRRLAGEMLADDKERAEHTMLVDLARNDVRRVSRQGSVRVEEFMNVLKYSHVQHIESTVTGRLNPQFDGFDALRAAFPAGTLTGAPKVRAMELLDDLELRPRGVYGGGVGYISWTGDTDTAIVIRTATVEHGDTDRISVRAGAGIVADSDPASEYEETEQKMGGVLDAVERIEREVAER, via the coding sequence ATGCCCGAATTTGACCGGTCTCGGGAGTCGTTCTGTGCCCTGCTCGAGGGCGTGGATCGCCCGGCCGTCGCCCGGGTCACGGCAACGCTCGAAGTCGACACCGAGCCACTGTCGGCCTACGCGGCTCTCGACGACCGGAGTGACCACACGTTCCTCCTGGAGAGTGCTGAAAAAGTCGCCTCCAGCGACCCAGCGGGGGCGTTCTCCGCAGGCCGTCAGCAGAACGGTCCCGACCCGTCTAGCGACGCTGACCGCCACGCCCGATTCTCCTTCGTCGGCTACGACCCCGAGGCATTGGTCTCGGTCTACCCCGACCGCACCGAACTCAACCGATTCGGCGACGCTGCGCGGTTCCTCGACGGCATTGAGGGTCCCGCTGGCGCCGAAACGGGTGTCAACGGCGACGGACTTGCCGCCGAGGCAGACACGCTGGACCGCCTCCGCCTCGCCCTCCCGGACGTCCAACGGGTCGGCTTCGACAGTGGCGACCGCCAACGCCTCGACGGCGGCCTCGTCGGCTTTCTGGCCTACGACGCCGTCTACGATCTCTGGCTGGAGGAAGTCGGCGTCGAGCGTCCCGAGCCAGTGGTCCCCGACGCGCAGTTCGTGCTCACGACCCGGACGCTCGCGTTCGACGACCGCGAGGGGACCGTCGAACTGGTCTGCACCCCGATTCTCGGGGCTGACGAGGACGCAGGCGCGGTGTACGACCGCTTGGTCGCCGAGGCAGAGAACGTCGCCGCCGAACTCGCGGCCGCTGAGCCACCTGAGACGGGTGGATTCGTCCGTGAGGACTCCGAGGCCGGGGCGCGCGACGAGTACGAAGACGCCGTCGCCGAGATGCAGGAACACGTCCTCGACGGCGACGTGTATCAGGGCGTGGTCTCGCGCAGCCGCGAACTGGCCGGCGACCTCGACACGCTCGGGCTCTATGAATCCCTGCGCTCAGTGAACCCCTCGCCGTACATGTATCTGCTCTCGTTCGGCGACCGCTCGGTCGTCGGCGCCAGCCCCGAGACACTCGTTTCCCTCACTGGCGAGCGGGTGGTTTCTAATCCCATCGCCGGCACCTGCGCACGTGGCGCCAGCCCAGTGGATGACCGCCGACTCGCCGGCGAGATGCTCGCCGACGACAAGGAGCGCGCCGAGCACACGATGCTGGTCGACCTCGCCAGAAACGACGTCCGGCGGGTCTCCCGGCAGGGCTCGGTCAGAGTAGAGGAGTTCATGAACGTCCTCAAGTACAGCCACGTCCAGCACATCGAGTCGACGGTGACGGGCCGGCTCAACCCGCAGTTCGACGGCTTCGACGCGCTCCGGGCAGCCTTCCCCGCCGGCACCCTGACGGGTGCGCCGAAGGTTCGTGCGATGGAGCTCCTGGACGACCTCGAGCTCCGGCCCCGAGGCGTCTACGGCGGCGGCGTGGGCTACATCTCGTGGACCGGCGACACCGACACGGCCATCGTCATCCGGACGGCGACGGTCGAACACGGCGACACGGACCGCATCTCCGTTCGGGCGGGCGCGGGTATCGTCGCCGACAGCGACCCAGCGAGTGAGTACGAGGAGACCGAACAGAAGATGGGTGGCGTGTTGGATGCCGTCGAGCGAATCGAACGTGAGGTGGCCGAGCGATGA
- a CDS encoding Phosphoribosylanthranilate isomerase (KEGG: hla:Hlac_1940 N-(5'phosphoribosyl)anthranilate isomerase (PRAI)~PFAM: N-(5'phosphoribosyl)anthranilate isomerase (PRAI)), protein MARVKICGLRRERDMRVAAAAGADAVGFICDVDVETDREVNPSWAAALAESAPPFVTTVLVTMPDSVEDAVELAERVSPDGIQIHADFSPKQVTELSDRTNCDVLAAIDIADTDRAHELEGSADALLVDSLAEGGAGGTGETHDWAATYDLATELSTPVVLAGGLTPDNVAEAIDTARPMGVDVSSGVEIPGAEGMKDDEAIRAFVENAGRKLDEGEA, encoded by the coding sequence ATGGCCCGCGTGAAGATCTGTGGCTTGCGTCGCGAGCGCGACATGCGCGTCGCCGCGGCCGCGGGCGCCGACGCGGTCGGGTTCATCTGCGATGTCGACGTTGAGACCGACCGGGAGGTCAACCCCTCGTGGGCCGCCGCACTCGCCGAGAGCGCCCCACCCTTTGTCACGACGGTGCTGGTGACGATGCCCGACAGCGTCGAGGATGCCGTCGAGCTGGCTGAGCGAGTCAGCCCCGACGGCATCCAGATTCACGCCGATTTCTCGCCGAAACAGGTTACCGAACTGAGCGACCGGACGAACTGTGACGTGCTTGCCGCCATCGACATCGCAGACACTGACCGCGCCCACGAACTCGAGGGAAGCGCCGATGCGTTGCTCGTCGATTCGCTCGCCGAGGGAGGCGCTGGCGGTACTGGCGAGACCCACGACTGGGCGGCCACGTACGACCTCGCGACTGAACTCTCGACACCGGTCGTCCTTGCCGGCGGTCTCACTCCGGACAATGTCGCAGAGGCCATCGACACGGCCCGCCCCATGGGCGTCGACGTGTCCAGCGGCGTCGAGATTCCCGGGGCAGAGGGGATGAAAGACGACGAGGCGATTCGTGCGTTCGTGGAGAACGCTGGTCGAAAACTCGACGAAGGGGAGGCCTGA